The following are encoded in a window of Halosolutus halophilus genomic DNA:
- a CDS encoding DUF7119 family protein: MTDNRPGDRPIDRDEHGRSIPTDRESPVGAPVIRGDESVTGPHAREAVQFDPTDPDSVADAADTVRQFASGDTAGDHLYMLRGAAASAALVRGEGSYKAAAERAGGDTTVSFVRKWARVHDLPRSVRKQVALGRIAPTAAKHIARVGGEARLLLAWAALDGDLTVREVRSVASAVNDGTPIERALADHGVQLGQLEVALSPASYRDLRRRASIEGVDPGEIVTAALEEYFE; the protein is encoded by the coding sequence ATGACCGACAACCGTCCCGGTGATCGACCCATCGACCGCGACGAACACGGTCGATCGATCCCGACGGACCGCGAATCGCCGGTCGGCGCACCCGTCATCCGGGGCGACGAATCGGTCACCGGTCCCCACGCCCGCGAGGCCGTCCAGTTCGATCCGACCGACCCCGACAGCGTCGCGGACGCCGCCGACACCGTCCGCCAGTTCGCCAGCGGCGACACCGCCGGCGATCACCTCTACATGCTTCGCGGTGCCGCCGCGTCGGCCGCGCTCGTCCGCGGCGAAGGGTCCTACAAGGCCGCCGCCGAACGCGCCGGCGGCGACACGACCGTCTCGTTCGTCCGCAAGTGGGCTCGCGTCCACGACCTGCCGCGATCGGTCCGAAAGCAGGTCGCCCTCGGACGGATCGCGCCGACCGCCGCCAAACACATCGCCCGCGTCGGTGGCGAAGCGCGCCTCCTGCTCGCCTGGGCGGCCCTCGACGGCGACCTCACCGTCCGGGAAGTCCGTAGCGTCGCCAGCGCCGTCAACGACGGGACGCCGATCGAGCGGGCACTCGCCGACCACGGCGTGCAACTCGGGCAACTCGAAGTCGCGCTCTCACCGGCGAGCTATCGTGATCTCCGTCGACGCGCCTCGATCGAGGGCGTCGACCCCGGCGAGATAGTCACGGCGGCACTCGAAGAGTACTTCGAGTAA
- the rimI gene encoding ribosomal protein S18-alanine N-acetyltransferase — MTLPVSGSNGTEGLSIRPAERADLLAVVRIENASFSQPWPYDAFERFLGEPGFLVATRDGRVAGYVVADVTENFGRDLGHIKDIAVHPDRRDSGIGSALLSQAIGVLGAYGADTVKLEVRESNEDAKRLYREFGFEPLRRVPGYYDNEEDAIVMLRKLD; from the coding sequence GTGACACTCCCCGTGTCGGGTTCGAACGGAACCGAGGGGCTGTCGATCCGGCCCGCAGAACGTGCAGACCTGCTCGCAGTCGTGCGCATCGAGAACGCCTCGTTCTCCCAGCCGTGGCCGTACGACGCGTTCGAACGGTTCCTCGGGGAACCCGGCTTTCTCGTGGCGACCCGCGACGGCCGCGTCGCCGGCTACGTCGTCGCCGACGTGACCGAGAACTTCGGCCGCGACCTGGGCCACATCAAGGACATCGCCGTCCACCCCGATCGTCGCGATTCCGGGATCGGCTCGGCGCTCCTCTCGCAGGCGATCGGCGTCCTCGGGGCCTACGGTGCCGACACGGTCAAACTCGAGGTCCGCGAGTCCAACGAGGACGCGAAACGCCTCTACCGCGAGTTCGGCTTCGAACCGCTCCGGCGGGTGCCGGGCTACTACGACAACGAGGAGGACGCGATCGTGATGCTCCGGAAACTGGATTGA
- a CDS encoding DUF5810 domain-containing protein produces the protein MGYACPVCDAEQADAEHLANHLAVTAALGREDHRDWLEEYAPDWADRGPEDLGEIVSQYAPEIETPEFESGHGHGPTFEDELARQSRGPGRGAMTSEAESVLEEARELTRQMQDSKPESGGEDADRDDGAGPDGEGGSDAGTGDGNENS, from the coding sequence ATGGGATACGCCTGCCCGGTCTGCGACGCCGAACAGGCCGACGCGGAGCACCTCGCGAACCACCTCGCGGTCACCGCCGCGCTGGGCCGCGAGGACCACCGCGACTGGCTCGAGGAGTACGCCCCCGACTGGGCCGATCGCGGCCCCGAGGACCTCGGCGAGATCGTCAGCCAGTACGCCCCCGAGATCGAGACGCCCGAGTTCGAGTCGGGCCACGGTCACGGGCCGACCTTCGAGGACGAACTCGCAAGGCAGAGCCGCGGGCCCGGTCGCGGCGCGATGACGAGCGAGGCCGAGAGCGTCCTCGAGGAAGCCCGGGAACTGACCCGGCAGATGCAAGACTCGAAGCCGGAGTCGGGGGGCGAAGACGCCGATCGAGACGACGGGGCGGGTCCGGACGGCGAGGGGGGCAGCGACGCGGGTACCGGAGACGGAAACGAAAACTCGTAA
- a CDS encoding DUF892 family protein: MSMDTIQDLFEHGLEDLYHAEHQLLDALEDLESNTERDEIASAFAEHREETQGHIDRIEEVFEMFGEPPEKEECEGIEGLIEEYEEFTEEDPSQEVLDYHNMAAAEKTEHYEIAAYGNLIPLADQLGMDEAADILEENLREEQDALDELKALTEEFEMDAIPAE; encoded by the coding sequence ATGAGCATGGACACGATCCAGGACCTGTTCGAGCACGGCCTCGAGGACCTCTATCACGCCGAGCACCAGCTACTCGACGCGCTCGAGGACCTCGAGTCGAACACCGAACGCGACGAGATCGCGAGCGCCTTCGCCGAACACCGCGAGGAGACCCAGGGGCACATCGATCGGATCGAGGAGGTGTTCGAGATGTTCGGCGAGCCGCCCGAGAAAGAGGAGTGTGAAGGAATCGAGGGGCTAATCGAGGAATACGAGGAGTTCACCGAGGAAGACCCGTCACAGGAGGTGCTCGACTACCACAATATGGCGGCCGCCGAGAAGACCGAGCACTACGAGATCGCGGCCTACGGCAACCTGATCCCGCTCGCGGACCAGCTCGGAATGGACGAGGCAGCCGATATCCTCGAAGAAAACCTCCGCGAGGAGCAGGACGCGCTCGACGAACTGAAAGCGCTCACCGAGGAGTTCGAGATGGACGCGATCCCGGCGGAGTGA
- a CDS encoding cation:proton antiporter: MVEAAGIDLLNLLLVLTLAWIFGLAVERAGYPALMGELLAGIVFGPAVLGVLHGGEAIDVLSELGVFLLMIYVGMEVDIHDLFELGPQSLMVAFGGFVVPFGLGYLVGAVIGATIEQSLFIGIAMAATSLATKSRILVDLDILDTRIAGVLLGGALLSDVGVMVVFAGVMGFVETGDVTIVDLGLVAGKALLFFAAALVVGERFLPYLWGQLQTWMEYHEFVDKTSAFTIALVIALVFAFFAALADLHMIIGGFVAGLFLRQSELEPDIYEHMYSVIYDLAMGFFAPIFFVSVAFELTLDVFTRHLDLLVLVMVVAFVGKIAGSWLFALPTKLSSREGLVIGFGMNGRGTVEIVIVTVALSAGVIGQELFSVLVFMAIFTTTLVPPTVKWGVDWLRQANELVSTDGVAIDADSEFGDT; this comes from the coding sequence ATGGTCGAAGCCGCCGGTATCGATCTCCTCAACCTCCTCCTCGTGCTGACGCTGGCGTGGATCTTCGGGCTCGCGGTCGAGCGGGCCGGCTATCCGGCGCTGATGGGGGAACTCCTCGCGGGAATCGTCTTCGGACCGGCGGTGCTGGGAGTGTTACACGGGGGCGAAGCGATCGACGTCCTCTCGGAACTCGGCGTCTTCTTGTTGATGATCTACGTCGGCATGGAGGTCGACATCCACGACCTGTTCGAATTGGGCCCGCAGTCGCTGATGGTCGCGTTCGGCGGCTTCGTCGTCCCCTTCGGTCTCGGCTACCTGGTCGGCGCGGTCATCGGCGCGACGATCGAGCAGTCGCTGTTCATCGGCATCGCGATGGCAGCCACGTCGCTGGCAACGAAATCGCGGATCCTGGTCGATCTGGACATCCTCGATACGCGTATCGCGGGCGTCCTCCTCGGTGGCGCACTGCTCTCGGACGTGGGCGTGATGGTCGTGTTCGCCGGCGTCATGGGCTTCGTCGAAACGGGTGACGTGACGATCGTGGATCTCGGACTGGTCGCAGGGAAGGCGCTGCTGTTCTTCGCGGCCGCGCTGGTGGTCGGCGAGCGGTTCCTGCCGTACCTCTGGGGACAGCTCCAGACGTGGATGGAATACCACGAGTTCGTCGACAAGACCTCCGCGTTCACGATCGCGCTCGTGATCGCGCTCGTCTTCGCCTTCTTCGCGGCGCTCGCCGACCTCCACATGATCATCGGCGGGTTCGTCGCCGGGCTATTCCTGCGACAGTCGGAACTCGAGCCGGACATCTACGAGCACATGTACAGCGTCATCTACGATCTGGCGATGGGCTTTTTCGCTCCGATTTTCTTCGTCTCGGTCGCGTTCGAACTGACGCTCGACGTGTTCACGCGACATCTCGACTTGCTCGTACTCGTCATGGTGGTCGCCTTCGTCGGCAAAATCGCCGGCAGCTGGCTGTTCGCCCTCCCGACCAAGCTCTCCTCGAGGGAAGGTCTCGTCATCGGGTTCGGGATGAACGGCCGTGGAACCGTCGAGATCGTCATCGTCACGGTCGCGCTGTCGGCGGGCGTTATCGGACAGGAGTTGTTCTCGGTGCTCGTCTTCATGGCCATCTTCACGACGACGCTCGTCCCGCCGACCGTCAAGTGGGGCGTCGACTGGCTGCGGCAGGCGAACGAACTGGTTTCGACGGACGGGGTCGCCATCGATGCGGATTCGGAGTTCGGTGACACCTGA
- a CDS encoding rhodanese-like domain-containing protein: protein MDGEISPAEVQQLLEDDADVRIVDIRDERSFEHSRIPDSENVPFHELSSRIEELEGADHIVTVCPHGEASVQAARLIGSYEGTADARVESMEGGLEKYGLQYGLVADEDASEESTADAESPF, encoded by the coding sequence ATGGACGGCGAAATCTCCCCGGCGGAGGTACAGCAACTCCTCGAGGACGACGCAGACGTGCGAATCGTCGACATTCGCGACGAGCGAAGCTTCGAGCACAGCCGCATTCCCGACAGCGAGAACGTCCCGTTCCACGAACTTTCGAGTCGCATCGAGGAACTCGAGGGCGCGGACCACATCGTCACCGTCTGCCCGCACGGCGAGGCGAGCGTCCAGGCGGCCAGACTGATCGGGTCCTACGAGGGCACCGCCGACGCGCGCGTCGAGAGCATGGAAGGCGGCCTCGAGAAGTACGGCCTGCAGTACGGACTCGTCGCCGACGAGGACGCGTCGGAGGAGTCGACAGCGGACGCGGAATCGCCGTTCTAG
- a CDS encoding DUF5809 family protein, producing MHTVGTFSFESAAEARDRYESIGPAAQTVVREVATAMEFDREEYDERVTGAVVETARDALFASLLEVQVGSREEYRDWREVYDGAVTEVGHENVERVVWHAGPEGEAVAATFQDEEAAAIATLRRQAFGRLYRELVAGT from the coding sequence ATGCACACGGTGGGGACGTTCAGTTTCGAGTCGGCCGCCGAGGCGCGCGATCGGTACGAGTCGATCGGGCCCGCGGCACAGACGGTCGTCCGCGAGGTCGCGACGGCCATGGAATTCGATCGCGAGGAGTACGACGAGCGAGTCACCGGCGCGGTCGTCGAGACGGCCCGGGATGCGCTCTTCGCGAGCCTGCTCGAAGTGCAGGTCGGCTCCCGCGAGGAGTACCGCGACTGGCGCGAGGTCTACGACGGCGCGGTGACCGAGGTCGGCCACGAGAACGTCGAACGGGTGGTCTGGCACGCCGGGCCCGAGGGCGAGGCCGTCGCGGCGACCTTTCAGGACGAGGAGGCGGCGGCGATCGCGACGCTGCGTCGACAGGCGTTCGGACGGCTCTATCGTGAACTCGTCGCGGGGACCTGA
- a CDS encoding sodium-dependent transporter, producing the protein MAMIGAMVGAGNIWRFPYVMGNNGGGAFVLAFLTLLFVLAVPGLMAEVALGRYTNKGVIGAFRDVVGRGGMVGLGVVVLLVNVALMSYYSPVIAWTLYYAVHSLLFTFTGAGFEAEPFMLSLFDNAALMIGLHTVVMGSIAAVLGLGIRRGVERIVVYAVPALVFSLVIMAIRGLTLPGATEGITFAFTIDWAYLTYSDTWIAALGQALFSTGLGWGIALTIGSYLREYDDVPLGGGVFTAIGESSVGILAALAIFPIVFAVGVEPDAGAGLAFVSLVQVFPEIPLGGFVAILFFVGFFLATFTSGLLITEVSVTTLAEETRFSRTQTVLGVCGGIWLLGLPSAYSVDVLDYLDFVFGNWGLPLATLMIIGIIGWVMGPERIRLLTVNQNAGVYIGRWWNPVIKFVIPAVMLFIMAYFAWENRGTPEFYGGIAVLVSFPIIGYAIMSIVEGRRGQPDTAEVPGGDD; encoded by the coding sequence ATGGCGATGATCGGCGCGATGGTCGGAGCGGGGAACATCTGGCGGTTCCCGTACGTGATGGGGAACAACGGGGGCGGCGCGTTCGTCCTCGCGTTCCTCACGTTGCTGTTCGTCCTCGCGGTCCCCGGACTGATGGCCGAGGTCGCGCTCGGCCGGTACACGAACAAGGGCGTCATCGGGGCCTTCCGCGACGTCGTCGGTCGCGGTGGCATGGTCGGTCTCGGCGTCGTCGTCTTGCTGGTCAACGTCGCCCTGATGTCGTACTACTCGCCGGTGATCGCGTGGACGCTGTACTACGCGGTCCACTCGCTGCTGTTCACTTTCACGGGGGCCGGCTTCGAAGCCGAGCCGTTCATGCTCAGCCTCTTCGATAACGCCGCGCTGATGATCGGGCTGCACACGGTCGTGATGGGCTCGATCGCCGCGGTCCTCGGACTGGGTATTCGACGGGGCGTCGAACGGATCGTCGTCTACGCCGTGCCGGCGCTCGTGTTCTCGCTCGTCATCATGGCGATCCGGGGCCTGACGCTTCCCGGGGCGACCGAGGGGATCACGTTCGCGTTCACGATCGACTGGGCGTACCTGACCTACAGCGACACCTGGATCGCCGCGCTCGGGCAGGCGCTGTTCTCGACCGGCCTCGGCTGGGGGATCGCGCTGACGATCGGCAGCTACCTGCGGGAGTACGACGACGTCCCGCTCGGTGGCGGCGTCTTCACCGCGATCGGCGAGTCGAGCGTCGGCATCCTCGCTGCGCTGGCGATCTTCCCGATCGTCTTCGCCGTCGGCGTCGAACCCGACGCCGGTGCCGGACTGGCGTTCGTCTCGCTCGTCCAGGTCTTCCCGGAGATTCCGCTCGGCGGCTTCGTCGCCATCCTGTTCTTCGTCGGCTTCTTCCTCGCGACCTTCACCTCGGGATTGCTGATCACCGAGGTGAGCGTCACGACGCTCGCCGAGGAGACGCGGTTCAGCCGCACCCAGACCGTGCTCGGGGTCTGTGGTGGAATCTGGCTGCTCGGCCTTCCGAGCGCGTACTCCGTGGACGTCTTGGACTACCTCGATTTCGTCTTCGGCAACTGGGGGCTGCCGCTGGCGACGCTCATGATCATCGGCATCATCGGCTGGGTGATGGGCCCCGAACGGATCCGCCTGCTCACGGTCAACCAGAACGCCGGCGTCTACATCGGACGCTGGTGGAACCCCGTCATCAAGTTCGTCATCCCCGCCGTGATGCTGTTCATCATGGCCTACTTCGCGTGGGAGAACCGCGGAACCCCCGAGTTCTACGGCGGGATCGCGGTGCTCGTCTCGTTCCCGATCATCGGCTACGCGATCATGTCGATCGTCGAGGGCCGACGTGGCCAACCGGACACTGCCGAAGTCCCCGGAGGTGACGACTGA
- a CDS encoding NUDIX hydrolase, giving the protein MTVPDDWDLREEVPEYETPWYDGGYDLLEQPDGTEKRYYWADLPPAVVVVARIDAGVLAEATGDGAVDGGADGDHLLFVEQFRPTIRETHLELPAGIVEDGESYTTAAARELEEETGFRPSSTVLLQEFAVATGVLRHDRGVVYAEGLEPGRRELDSNEFLSVTTVPIDAALGRAREQPANDSTLTALLLAKEDGLL; this is encoded by the coding sequence ATGACCGTACCCGACGACTGGGACCTCCGCGAGGAAGTACCCGAGTACGAGACGCCGTGGTACGACGGGGGCTACGACCTGCTCGAACAACCGGACGGCACCGAGAAACGGTACTACTGGGCCGACCTCCCGCCCGCGGTGGTCGTGGTGGCCCGGATCGACGCCGGCGTCCTCGCCGAGGCGACCGGGGACGGGGCCGTCGACGGCGGCGCGGACGGCGACCACCTCCTCTTCGTCGAACAGTTCCGGCCGACGATCCGCGAGACGCACCTCGAACTCCCCGCCGGGATCGTCGAGGACGGCGAGTCCTACACGACGGCCGCCGCGCGCGAACTCGAGGAAGAGACCGGCTTTCGCCCCTCGAGTACCGTCCTCCTGCAGGAGTTCGCCGTCGCGACCGGCGTCCTCCGGCACGATCGCGGGGTCGTCTACGCGGAGGGACTCGAACCCGGTCGACGCGAACTCGACAGCAACGAGTTCCTCTCGGTGACGACGGTCCCGATCGACGCGGCGCTCGGTCGGGCCCGCGAGCAACCGGCCAACGACTCGACGCTGACGGCGCTGTTGCTGGCGAAAGAAGACGGATTGCTCTGA